Below is a genomic region from Spartinivicinus marinus.
AAAGTCCAATCTGACTGATTTTATCTATCGGATAGGTGTTGGCCTACATGCAGAGTTTGGAACAGAGGAAGGGACCGAAGCGTCAGGTAAAATAATCGAAAATTTACTACGTTATAATCTTAACTATGGTAAGTCTCGTCGCAGTATGTACAGTGTAAGTAAATCAGCCGGCGACTGGGTTATGTATTCCGATACTGAGTGGCTAAATATGATAAAGGTAGAGCTTAATAAGGGGCGACCTGTATTATATATGGCACAGAGTCAAGACGGGACAGGCCATGTATTCATCATTGATGGTTATAACCAAAATGATGAAGTTCATGTAAACTGGGGATGGTCTGGTACTTACAATGGTTATTACCAATTAAATGAGATGAACCCAGACCCTAACTATCCCAATGAAAAGTGGATTGTAAACCCAACTATGTTTATAGGATTAGAACCTAAAGAAACTCAGGCACACCCGTCACTAGACGTAGAACTTAAGTCAGGGTGACTATTACATTGGCATACAAGGCTATGCAAAAAGCTCTCAATATAAATTAAAGATTACTTACTAATGAAAGACTCTTTGTTGATACAAGGGATTATGTTGCCACACTATATCAGAAGGTAGGTGCAACTGCTGACTATTTGGCCTGCTAGGTTTATTGTCAAACTCCATACCAACAGCCTGCTTAAATAGTCTATTTGCGCTATCATTGGCAGGCTTAAGGTTAATTAAGCGCCCCTGCAATACATGTCCTATATGACTAATCTGATTGACTACAGTTGTCCCTAAACTTTTCAGATTAGTTTTTAGACGATCTGCCAATGAACTGCCATCTTTATATTGCTCAGTAATCCAGTTGCTTTGGTGGTTTTCCCACCAGGGTGCTACCTGATCAGATAAAAATTGACAAAACTTCTCTTTAGCCAAATCAAAGTTTTCTTGCGAATCAGGATGATCAAATACTTGCTTCATCGCACTATTAA
It encodes:
- a CDS encoding C10 family peptidase; this encodes MIKQLFTIIICSTILLTPTQLITAATIAPFIEPLTTTKWGQGSPYNKATPLLGGQQTYPGCAAIAVAQIVKFHRNPQQGQGKVSYWWDLGSQYLSVDFSSYTFNFNQMPNTLTGASRAEKSNLTDFIYRIGVGLHAEFGTEEGTEASGKIIENLLRYNLNYGKSRRSMYSVSKSAGDWVMYSDTEWLNMIKVELNKGRPVLYMAQSQDGTGHVFIIDGYNQNDEVHVNWGWSGTYNGYYQLNEMNPDPNYPNEKWIVNPTMFIGLEPKETQAHPSLDVELKSG